One Sparus aurata chromosome 5, fSpaAur1.1, whole genome shotgun sequence genomic window carries:
- the LOC115581161 gene encoding group 3 secretory phospholipase A2-like: MQNGCFLQVLFALSLLILSKAQYVIGSDPSCVRSSPAEDGRTRVTFLREDAAGVRSLYLSLWSEDARLLSCEGHADPAATVGYGALCDRGGTQDQEIMQRFNISALLAPDAPCAPKFSRRVRRDGTEGKSRRKRAWFFPGTLWCGTGSKAAKYEQLGMFEHADRCCREHDHCPHIIPALTVNYGVFNSKFFTVSHCDCDQRFRQCLSGVNDSIASMVGYSFFSILQVPCFELQQKRRCTELYWSGICKKASEAPYAVFKNPLPYNSTNASSKYEDDSNDSNTLDRTEGQNVTESPAIGQHTKSPKSEHNCSSKDPPRGDTLKGRRRKGKGCKRHRKLSRVAPSQMPSISRAHKITPSMDISLSRAPNNSTLMPDKKRAGKKKNTRKGQKTPPRKTTNAHPQTTSTTQKPTAATAMNKTTKSCKILPTQSPCCGFRTPLRGDTFQPHCKTCQKQNTTTHTATVRPSTTTHGLPVTVTTHSTASPKRDTWSTATSATPATTKLKRAASTEVGRPERQMDSHLLWNNTNQEPMRGTKAPNRHSVRGLKLNSALHNLTDNQLLCRSLKHLDECKYKIPPLEKKYDLQNMEPKTTYHCDCTSRLALQIESFKQPSTLPTLLMDFVSQNCFKLPRKKKCLGRKSCSGGFAKASDLLQALKKIEEKGTAGVRNSSNGRKRGIPVRLYKRCLRLEREREADIMARLT, encoded by the exons ATGCAAAACGGGTGCTTCCTTCAAGTTCTTTTCGCCTTATCATTACTGATTTTATCAAAAGCACAGTATGTGATCGGATCAGATCCCTCCTGCGTCAGATCGAGTCCTGCCGAGGACGGACGGACGCGCGTCACGTTTCTGCGGGAAGACGCAGCCGGCGTGCGCTCCCTGTACCTCAGCCTGTGGTCTGAGGACGCGCGCCTGCTGTCATGTGAAGGACACGCAGATCCAGCCGCCACGGTGGGATACGGCGCTCTTTGCGACAGAGGCGGCACGCAGGATCAAGAAATCATGCAGAGGTTTAATATCAGTGCACTGCTGGCTCCGGATGCTCCCTGCGCGCCAAAGTTCTCCAGGCGCGTAAGAAGAGATGGCACAGAGGGGAAGAGTCGGAGGAAACGCGCTTGGTTTTTCCCAGGGACGCTGTGGTGCGGCACTGGAAGCAAAGCTGCTAAATACGAACAGCTAG GGATGTTTGAGCATGCAGACAGATGCTGCCGTGAGCACGACCACTGCCCGCATATCATCCCAGCATTAACTGTGAATTATGGAGTCTTCAACTCCAAATTCTTCACCGTCTCTCATTGTGACTGTGACCAAAG GTTTCGACAGTGCCTTAGTGGCGTCAATGATTCCATCGCCAGCATGGTGGGCTACAGCTTCTTCAGCATCCTGCAGGTTCCGTGCTTTGAGCTCCAACAGAAGAGGCGATGCACTGAGTTGTACTGGTCCGGAAT ATGCAAAAAGGCCAGCGAGGCTCCATATGCTGTCTTCAAGAACCCCCTCCCTTACAACAGCACTAATGCTTCAAGCAAATATGAGGACGACAGCAATGACAGCAACACATTAGATCGTACAGAGGGGCAAAATGTAACTGAGAGCCCTGCGATTGGCCAACACACAAAGTCGCCCAAAAGTGAACATAATTGTAGCTCCAAAGACCCACCACGAGGAGACACTTTGAAAGGCAGAAGGAGAAAGGGGAAAGGATGTAAAAGACACAGGAAACTTTCCAGAGTTGCACCCTCCCAGATGCCCTCAATATCGAGGGCACACAAGATTACTCCCTCAATGGACATCAGTCTTTCACGTGCTCCTAATAATAGCACATTGATGCcagacaaaaaaagagctggaaaaaagaagaacacCAGAAAGGGCCAGAAAACTCCACCACGTAAGACGACAAACGCTCACCCTCAAACAACATCTACAACACAGAAGCCAACAGCCGCCACAGCGAtgaacaaaaccacaaaaagtTGCAAAATACTTCCAACACAAAGTCCATGTTGCGGATTCAGGACGCCTCTGAGAGGTGACACTTTTCAGCCTCACTGTAAAACttgtcaaaaacaaaatacaacaactCACACGGCAACTGTTCGACCCTCAACGACTACACACGGATTACCGGTCACAGTGACTACACACTCAACGGCATCACCCAAACGAGACACTTGGAGTACGGCTACTTCTGCCACACCGGCCACAACAAAACTAAAGAGAGCAGCCTCCACTGAGGTTGGCAGGCCAGAAAGGCAGATGGATTCCCATCTTCTGTGGAATAACACAAACCAGGAGCCCATGAGAGGAACCAAGGCCCCAAACAGGCATTCAGTGAGGGGCCTGAAACTAAATAGTGCCTTACATAATTTGACAG ACAATCAGCTGCTGTGCAGAAGCCTCAAACATCTAGATGAATGCAAATATAAAATCCCCCCTTTGGAGAAGAAGTATGATCTGCAGAACATGGAGCCAAAGACTACCTACCACTGTGACTGCACCAGCCG CTTGGCTCTTCAGATTGAAAGCTTCAAGCAACCCAGCACTCTCCCAACACTACTGATGGATTTCGTCTCTCAGAATTGCTTTAAACTGCCAAGGAAGAAAAAATGCCTCGGCAGAAAAAG CTGTTCTGGAGGCTTCGCTAAAGCCTCTGACCTACTTCAAGCACTTAAGAAGATAGAGGAAAAAGGCACTGCAGGGGTGCGAAATTCAAGCAATGGCAGAAAAAGAGGGATTCCTGTACGTCTTTATAAGCGGTGCCTaaggctggagagagagagagaagctgatATTATGGCACGTCTCACATGA